The Leptolyngbyaceae cyanobacterium genome window below encodes:
- a CDS encoding ABC transporter ATP-binding protein: MANMIWMERIRKTYYLGETQVPILKGIDLAIEEGEYVAIMGASGSGKSTLMNIIGCLDRASDGYYFLEGRNLTTLTNDELAYIRNQRIGFVFQQFNLLPRATALENVMLPMVYAGISKAQRRRRAEEALSRVGLAQRFFNRPSQLSGGQQQRVAIARALVNRPALVLADEPTGALDSQTSQEVMDLLTDLNSQGITIAIVTHEMDVADQTQRTIHVRDGLVIA; the protein is encoded by the coding sequence ATGGCAAACATGATTTGGATGGAAAGAATCAGAAAAACCTACTATTTAGGAGAGACACAAGTACCAATTCTTAAAGGTATCGATCTTGCTATCGAAGAAGGTGAATATGTTGCCATTATGGGTGCATCTGGTTCTGGCAAATCTACTTTAATGAATATTATTGGCTGTCTCGATCGCGCTAGTGATGGATACTACTTCTTAGAAGGGAGAAACCTCACTACATTGACGAATGATGAACTAGCGTATATTCGCAATCAACGAATTGGGTTTGTTTTCCAGCAGTTCAATCTCCTACCCCGCGCCACAGCACTGGAAAACGTGATGTTACCGATGGTTTATGCAGGGATTTCTAAAGCGCAACGTCGTCGGCGTGCGGAGGAAGCGTTAAGTCGAGTGGGATTGGCGCAACGGTTTTTTAACCGTCCCAGTCAGTTATCTGGAGGACAACAACAACGAGTTGCGATCGCGCGTGCCCTCGTTAACCGTCCCGCGCTTGTCCTCGCAGATGAACCGACTGGTGCTTTAGATTCTCAAACTTCCCAAGAAGTGATGGATTTACTGACAGATTTGAACTCGCAAGGAATTACGATCGCGATCGTAACTCACGAAATGGATGTTGCAGACCAAACTCAGCGCACGATTCATGTTAGAGACGGTTTAGTGATAGCTTAA
- a CDS encoding ABC transporter permease → MGGSSRISATKVSLLEVLTMALEALWSNRLRTCLTMLGVIIGISSVIMVTSVGQGVQKATEQQIQSLGTNVMLVLAGAARYGGISQGAGSAGTLTWEDAQAIAKQVPAAEGVTAYLQRSGQVVYGDRNVSTFILGVDLNYPSVKEIQPQEGQFFTKEDLDLAQPVVVLGSKVRNDLFTGTEPAIGASIRIQSGRYRVIGVMETKGSVGGQDQDDRVYIPLTNMSSRIVGNNAINGTAINGLWIKAKDEIQLEAAQFQVTNLLRIRHNIYPPAPDDFRISNQIDIINAFSSVVGLFTVLVGAIAGISLVVGGIGIANIMLVSVVERTREIGIRKAVGATNSAILSQFLAEAVLVSLAGGAIGITFGIGLAFAASSIFKFPFVISVWSAVAGLALALTVGLVAGVIPARNAARLDPIAALRSD, encoded by the coding sequence ATGGGAGGTTCGAGTCGAATTTCTGCGACAAAGGTTTCGCTGCTGGAAGTGCTGACAATGGCACTGGAGGCGCTGTGGAGCAATCGTTTGCGGACTTGCTTGACGATGCTGGGGGTCATTATTGGAATCTCCTCGGTCATCATGGTGACATCGGTGGGGCAGGGGGTGCAGAAGGCGACTGAGCAACAGATTCAATCGTTGGGAACGAACGTAATGCTGGTGTTGGCGGGGGCGGCGAGATATGGAGGAATCAGCCAGGGAGCAGGATCGGCGGGGACCCTGACTTGGGAGGATGCTCAAGCGATCGCAAAACAAGTACCCGCCGCCGAAGGAGTGACGGCTTATTTACAGCGATCGGGCCAAGTAGTGTATGGCGATCGCAACGTTTCCACTTTTATCCTGGGCGTTGACTTAAACTACCCCAGTGTGAAGGAGATACAGCCTCAAGAGGGGCAGTTTTTCACCAAAGAAGACCTGGATCTGGCACAGCCCGTCGTAGTTTTGGGTAGTAAGGTGCGAAATGACTTGTTTACTGGGACAGAGCCAGCTATTGGTGCTAGTATCCGCATTCAGAGCGGACGCTACAGAGTAATTGGGGTAATGGAAACGAAAGGTTCTGTGGGAGGACAGGATCAGGACGATCGCGTTTACATTCCCCTCACAAATATGTCTAGCCGAATTGTCGGTAACAATGCAATTAACGGTACTGCGATTAACGGATTATGGATAAAAGCTAAAGATGAAATTCAATTGGAAGCTGCCCAATTTCAAGTGACAAACTTATTACGAATTCGCCACAATATTTATCCACCAGCACCGGATGATTTCCGCATCAGCAATCAAATTGATATCATCAATGCTTTTTCCAGCGTGGTAGGTCTATTTACTGTTTTAGTGGGAGCGATCGCGGGTATTTCCTTAGTAGTTGGCGGAATTGGTATCGCTAACATCATGTTAGTTTCAGTGGTAGAACGCACTCGCGAAATCGGCATTCGCAAAGCGGTAGGAGCCACTAACAGCGCCATTTTAAGTCAATTTTTAGCAGAAGCAGTGTTAGTTTCTTTAGCCGGAGGTGCGATCGGTATTACCTTTGGTATTGGTCTTGCCTTTGCCGCTTCTAGTATATTTAAATTCCCCTTTGTAATTTCCGTTTGGTCTGCGGTTGCCGGACTTGCGCTCGCTCTCACCGTCGGACTAGTTGCTGGAGTGATTCCCGCTCGCAACGCCGCCCGACTCGATCCGATCGCGGCGTTGCGAAGTGATTAA